The sequence GCGCGCTTTGCACGGCGCCGCCGTTGCCGATCGGCGCGGTCGACACGCCCGGCGTCAGCGCCGCGGTGTTCGCACCCGGCGGCACCACGCGCAGCAACTGATCCACTTCGATCTGATTCGGGTTGGTCAGATTGTTCCACGTCGAGATGTCGCGGTAGTTCTGGCCGTTCTCCAGCGCGATCCGATACAGCGTGTCGCCCGGCTTCACGCGATAGTAGCCGGGCGGCGGCGGGCCGAGCGGCACCGGCGGCTGCGCAGCCTGCGTGCCGAGCGCGCCGCTGCCGGAGCGGTCGATCACGGGCGCCTGGTCGAGCCTCGTCGCGCATGCCGTCATCAGCAGGGACAAGGCGAGCACGCACACGCTACGCTGGGTTACGGTCATCGGGACATTCAGGCTGGTTCTTTGCATGGCGCGCAACATACTCATCGGTGTTAAATCACTCCGGATTTTAAGGGTACAAAGAAAACGCGATCAAGCCGTGACTCGCGCCATTGCGCGGGCCCGGTCCGCTCAACCAGAGTCAGCACCTGATTCTGGCCTTCCTGCGAGCCGACCGGCGCAACCAGACGGCCGCCGATCGCGAGTTGTTCAAGTAATGCCGGCGGTACGTCGAGACCCGCCGCGGCGATCAGGATCGCGTCGAACGGCGCCGCCGCCGGCAAGCCCAGCCGCCCGTCGCCGTAATGCAGGCGAATGTTCGGAATGCGCAGCGGACGCAAGTTTGTCTTGGCGCGTTCGGACAGCGGCCTGATGCGTTCGATCGAGTAAACCTCGCGCGCCACCTGGCTCAGCACCGCCGCCTGGTAACCGCAACCCGTGCCGATCTCGAGCACCGTGTTCAACGCGCGGCCGGCCGCGGCCAGTTCGATCATTCGCGCGACGACCGACGGCTTGGAGATCGTCTGGTGATGACCGATCGGCAACGCCGCATCTTCGTAAGCCTGGGCCGCGAGGCCCGGGTCGACGAACATGTGACGCGGCACCACCGACATCGCATTCAACACACGCTGATCGGTCACGCCGTTCGCACGCAGGCGTTCGACCATGC is a genomic window of Paraburkholderia bryophila containing:
- a CDS encoding protein-L-isoaspartate(D-aspartate) O-methyltransferase → MTSERAKRFPLGLEDLVREPRRPEGRPGEIRAAALAASAALNARQQPAKKSPAAAGGKAQAKSQAKPQAAVQARAQVQSPVQAKSQAPSQLVIAPKPQAAASAKAPLKPAMPGLSTRAASHSAPSAKPRASERTAAPNVALNGALALTSERVRERMVERLRANGVTDQRVLNAMSVVPRHMFVDPGLAAQAYEDAALPIGHHQTISKPSVVARMIELAAAGRALNTVLEIGTGCGYQAAVLSQVAREVYSIERIRPLSERAKTNLRPLRIPNIRLHYGDGRLGLPAAAPFDAILIAAAGLDVPPALLEQLAIGGRLVAPVGSQEGQNQVLTLVERTGPAQWRESRLDRVFFVPLKSGVI